The following nucleotide sequence is from Kineosporia sp. NBRC 101731.
GCACGGCGGCGGCGTACGCCTTCTTACGCCGGGGTGCGGCACTCTCGGTGGGCCCAGGATCGACGGGTGATGTCGTGGGCGGGGTCGGCTCAGTCATCGTTCCCCTAGGGTGCCATGCCGCGCCACGCCTTCACGCACCTGCTCTCCCCTGGCCGGCTACTGGCTGACTACCGGCTGGCTACCGGCGTTCCTGCCGCTGCTTGCACGTCACGCACAGGGCCGCCCGCGGGAAGGCCTCCAGCCGGGGCATGGCGATCGGCTCCCCGCAGCTCTCGCAGATGCCGTAGGTGCCCGCGTCGATCCGGTCGATGGCCTCCTGGGTGGCCAGGATCGCCTCGCTCACCCGGGTCAGCAGCGCCTGCTCGTGCTCCCGGCCGAAGGTCTTGCCGCTGGAGTCGGCCGGGTCGTCGCCGGAGCCGGCCTGGCTGTCGCGGATCACGTCGGCCAGCCCGTCGAGCACGACCTGGTGCTCGTTCTGGAGCTGGATCAGTTCGGCGGCCAGCTCCTCGCGGATACCGGCGAACGAGGTGGTGGTCATGCGCTCGGCACCGGGCACGGGAGCGTCCTTTCCTGGGGCGGTCCTACGGCAAGGGGGCGGTCCTACCGGCAAACGCGAGCGGCGCCGGGCATGCGTGGGAAGCATGGGCCGGCACCGCTCGCCAAAACGGCTCTGGCGGATTCAGACCAAGTCTGAACCCGCCGGGCCGTACTCGCTAGGGCTGTGTCAGTTCTGTCCGCCGAAGGGGTACTGCGCCGGCGCGTCGGAACCCGAGTCCGAGTACCCACCACGGGTCGGGAGCGGCGCGCCGTAGGGCGCGGCACCGACACCGGCGGGCTGGGACTGCGGCTGCTGCGGGCCACGGGTGGGCACGACGGCGGCCTTCGACTCCAGCTCACGGAGCTGGCCTTCCAGGTACGACTTGAGCCGGCTGCGGTACTCACGCTCGAAGGCACGCAGCTCATCGATCTTGCGCTCGAGCAGCGAACGCTCCTGCTCCAGGGAGCCGAGAGTCTGGCGCTGCTTCTCCTCGGCCTCACGGATCAGGCGGTTGGAGTGCTCGCGAGCCTCACCGACGATGCGGTCGCGGGTCTGCTCACCGTTGCGCACGTATTCGTCGTGGAGCTTCTGGGCGAGGGCCAGCATGCCGGCGGCAGCCTCGGGCCCCTGCGACTGGGCCTCCATCACGGCCGGGACCCGGACCGGCTCCGGCGCGACGGCAGCCACGGGCTGCGGCGCGGGCGGCGGCGTCGGCATCGGGGCGGGAGCCGGCTCCGGAGCGGACTCGCGGGCCACATTGGCGCGAGACAGTTCCCCGACGCGTCGCTCACACGAGCTCAGCTTTCCGCGCAGCTCCTCGTTCTCCTCGCCCAGGCGGCGAAGCTCGTTGACGACCTCGTCCAGGAAGTCGTCGACCTCGTCCTGGTCGTAGCCTTCGCGGAACTTGGTCGCCTGGAAGCGCTTATTAACAACGTCTTCGGGCGTCAACGCCATCTGGTCACCTCGCGTTGGTCACTCATTCGGAAGTGCGGAGCCGCTGCTACGCCACCGTACCGGAACCAGACGCTACACAAGCCTGGCCCGGATCACCACTTCCGGAGCAACGGACGGTCATGTTTCGCACACAATCTGTCACCTGAACGTGCGTCGCCGAAGATCAGCGGGCTGCGTTCAGCACCTGCATCAAGATGCTCACTATGAGGAACAACACGATGAAGGCAAGGTCTAGCTGAACCGCGCCGATACGGAGAGGTGGTAGAAGGCGACGCAGCGCCTTCAGCGGCGGATCGGTTCCCGAGTAGATCCCCTCGGCGATCACCAGCACCACGCCGCGCGGGCGCCAGTCCCGGGCGAAGACCTGGATCCAATCGATCACCAGTCGGCCGATCAGGAGGATGAAGAACAGGAAGACGACGTAGTAGAGCAGGTTGGCGATCAGGTTCACGGCGGTTGTGGCTCCGCTTGCACTCAGTGGTGGACCGGGAGGCACCTGACCTGCCCGATGTGCTGCCGGCGATCGCCACCGGAATGGCGATCACAACCGTCAACGGGAGGTCAAGCCTGCCCGAGACGGAGGAGCTGCGTCGAACTTCGTTCACCGTAGCGAACCGGACATGGCCAGATGGCGTCCGGATCGCTTAGGATCACTGATGTTTCCCGCGGGGTCGGCCGGATCGGCCACCCCCGGTCGGGATTCCATCGTCCTTCGCATCAGCCGGTACAACGTGCCGGCTCGCCGTCCGGTGCCCACCCTCGCCCGGACGGCTCTGTCCGGCCACCCCACCGGTAGAGGTCCCGTTCATCGGCCGGGCCGACAAACTCTGCCCTTCCGGGCAGCGCGCAGCGCTGCACCGGTGCACAGTCATGCCCGCGGGCAGGTCGTGGGCATGCAGAAAAGAACCGTCCGCACATGGTGCGACGGGAGTGCAGATCGGACCCGCGGACGCGGGCTTCTTCAGACCGTCAGGACTGGTTGAAGAAGGCCGCGCGATCGGGAGCCCGGGTCTTCTCCGGAGTTGCCACCTCGACGTTGGCCGGCGACAGCAGGAAGACCTTGCCCGTCACCTTCTCGATCGAGCCGTGCAGACCGAAGACGAGCCCGGCGGAGAAGTCGACCAGACGCTTGGCGTCCGAGTCGTCCATGTCCGTCAGGTTCATGATCACCGGCGTACCCGAGCGGAAGCTCTCGCCGATGGTCTTGGCCTCGTTGTAGGTCCGGGGATGGATCGTCGTGATCCGGTGGATCTCGGCGGACGGGTGGGCAACCACCCGAGCCATCTGCCCCTGACCCTGCGCGCGACCGATCGGCGTGACCGCCGCCCGACGGGGCTCTTCACGTTCTTCTTCGTCATCCACGACCGGATCGAAGTCCTCGTCCTCGTACTCGTCGTACGCCGAGTAGCGGTCGTCGTCCTCGGCAAGGCCCAGGTACACCATGGTCTTGCGCAGTGCGCCGCTCATCGAAACCTCCGCATGTTCGCTCACCCTGCGACGAAGCTACCCGAGCGGCGGCCTCTGACCGAGGACCGCGCTTCCGACACGCAGGTGGGTTGCTCCGTGACGCAGTGCTTGCATGAAATCGCCGCTCATGCCACCCGAGATGTGAACTGCCTCGGGGTGCTGCTTCCTTAGATGCGCGGAGGCGTCGAAAAGATTTGAAAAAGCGCGATTTGGGTCCCACGTCACAGGGGACACCGCCATCAGGCCCGCGAGCTGCAGGTTCTCCGACGCTGCGATGGTGTCGGCGAGGGCCGGGACATCCTGCGCGAGCGCGCCGCCACGGGAAGAATCACCGTCGAGGCTGATCTGGAGGAAGCAACGCACCGTGCGCCCGGCCTCGGCCGCCCCGCGCTGCAGGCCGGAAACCAGGCCCGGGCGGTCGACGGAGTGTACGGAGTGTGCATAGCGGGCGACGTGCTTGGCCTTGTTGCTCTGCAGGCGGCCGATGAAGTGCCAGTCCAGATCCAGATCGGCAGACTCCTCGACCTTGGTGGAAGCCTCCTGGTCGCGGCTCTCGCCGACCTCGCGGACGCCCAGCCCGGCCAGCAATCTGATGTCACTGGCCGGGTAGGTCTTGGTGACGACGACGAGCGTTGCCTCCGCCGGGTCCCGCCCGGCCTCCGCACACGCCATCGCCACCTGCGACCGGACCCGTTCCAGGCCCGCCGCCAGTTCTTCCTGCCGTTCCACCAAGTCTCCTTAGAAAGGAGGAGGACGTTACTTGAGGAAGTCGGGCACGTCGAGGTCGTCGTCGTCCAGAACGATCGGGCGCGGGGTGCGCGCCCGTGCGTCGGTCACCTCGATGACCCGCGGCGGCTCGGGCTGGGTCGGCTGCTCACCGGTCTGCGCCTCGAACTCCGACTCCGGCGGGTTCAGCGGGGTCGGCTGGGTGTAACCGTTGGCCGGCGCGTAACCGTTGGTGTTCTGCTGGCCCCCGATCTGCGCGGGCACCGGCTGCTGCTGCGGCACCTGCGAAATCTGGGGGATCTGGCCGGTCGGGTGCTGACCGTGCAGACCCGGCTGACTCTGCGGCGGGCTCGGGTTGAACTGGATCCCCGAGGCTGACTGCGGCTGCGCGTGGGCCGGACGCTGCTGGCCGGCCTGGTTCGGCTGACCCCCCTGACCGGACTGACCGGACTGACCCGACTGCGCGGACGACGGCAGCTGTTGCCGTCCGCTGACCTGGCCCAGTGCGTTCTCGTCGCGTCGTTTCGTCGGGGTGCCCCCGTCGAAACCAGCCGCGATCACCGTGACCCGTACCTCGTCACCGAGGGCGTCGTCGATGACCGCACCGAAGATGATGTTGGCCTCCGGGTGCGCGGCCTCCTGCACCAGCCGGGCTGCCTCGTTGATCTCGAAGAGGCCCAGGTCGGAACCACCCTGGATGGAGAGCAGCACCCCGTGGGCGCCGTCGACGCTGGCCTCGAGCAGCGGCGAGGAGATCGCGGTCTCGGCGGCCTGGATCGCGCGGTCCTCACCACGGGCCGAGCCGATACCCATCAGCGCGCTGCCGGCGCCCTGCATCACCGACTTCACGTCGGCGAAGTCGAGGTTGATCAGACCCGGTGTGGTGATCAGGTCGGTGATGCCCTGCACACCGGAGAGGAGCACCTGGTCGGCCGACCGGAAGGCGTCGAGCACGCTGACGTGGCGATCGCTGATCGACAGCAGCCGGTCGTTCGGGATGGTGATGAGGGTGTCCACCTCCTCGCGCAGGGAGGTGATGCCCGAGTCGGCCTGCGTCGAGCGACGCCGGCCCTCGAAGGTGAAGGGGCGCGTCACGACACCGATGGTCAGGGCGCCGAGGGAACGGGCGATCCGGGCGACCACGGGCGCGCCACCGGTACCGGTGCCACCACCCTCACCGGCGGTCACGAAGACCATGTCGGCGCCCTTGATCACTTCTTCGATCTCTTCGGCGTGGTCCTCGGCGGCCTTGCGGCCGACCTCCGGATCGGCGCCGGCCCCCAGGCCACGGGTGAGTTCGCGACCGACGTCGAGTTTGACGTCGGCGTCGCTCATCAGCAGCGCCTGCGCATCGGTATTGATCGCGATGAACTCGACGCCCTTGAGTCCGACCTCGATCATCCGGTTGACTGCGTTGACGCCGCCGCCACCGATACCTACAACCTTGATGACCGCGAGGTAGTTCTGCGGAGCTGCCACGTCGGGGTGCCTCTCGCTCGCCGGATCCTTAGACCCTAACCCTCAACTGGAGGGTTATAGTTATGTCAGCCTGTACTGATAAGCGAACGTAGGTGCCCACCCGAGGCCTTTCAACGACCTCGGCGGTGTGTCGCACGGCCGTCTCGATCAGCGTGTTCGATCAGGCCCCGATGTGGGGACCGTCACCCGCTGTCCGCCGGGCATTACGTCCCGCCCTCTTCTCACCTACGACGCGGTGGAGGGCATCTCCGGGGCCCGCACGTCATAGGTCTTCGCCTTCTGCCGGAGCAGCGCGGTCAGGACCTTCGCCTTCTTCCCGCCCTGCTCCGCATCGCCCCACTGCACGAGCACCGTGCGTTCTTTCGCACCCTCGACCGGTGCCGACAGCCTCAGCCAGATCCCGTCCGGCGAACGGGTGCCGATCGCCTTCAGACGTGAGCTCAGGTTGCCGGGCAGACCGTTCAGCACGGCCAGGGTGCCACGCAGGTTGGCCACGCTCTGCCTCTCCCCCAGCGCGACCTCGATCCGGGGCAGTCCGGCCGGGGTGCTCGGGGCCGGGACCGTCTCGATGACCACGCCCTCGTCGTCCACCAGTTGCATCATCTGCAGGGGGTCCGAGGTCTGGGCGTTCTCGTTGTTGCTGTTGGCTGCCACCTGGCTCGAGGGCAGGGCGGCCACCGGCTCGCGCTCGGTCACCTCGACCTTGAGCGTGCCCGGCCACGAACGGCTGACCTCGACGCTCTTCACCAGGCGGAGCTTGCTCAGCTGCGCCGTGATGTCGGAGGTGCGCGTGAGCAGCATGGAGTGACCGATCTCGGTGTCGGTGGTGTCGCGCACCGTCGACTCGGGCACCCGGTCGAGACCGGACACGGTCACCCGGTTCACCCGGGCCCACGGCGAGAGCACGGCCAGCCAGCTACCACCGCCGAGCACCATCACCGTGAACAGGCCGACCAGCACCTGACGACGGCGCCGGGCCCGGGCCCGGGCGGCGAACCGCTGCGCGGACGTCTGCGAGACCACGGGGCGCACGTTCTGCGGCAGCAACCCGGTCGAACGGCTCGCCGAGAGCGGGCGGGTGTGTGAGGGAGGCTTCTTCCGGGCGACCGGCTTCTTCGCGACGGGCTTCTTCGCGACCGGCCTCCCGGCCGCCTGCTTCTTGGCGACCTGCTTCTTGGCGACCTGCTTCTTGGCGACCGGTTGCTTCGCCACGATCTTCTTCACCGGCGGCTTCTTCGCCGCCGGCCGGGGAGTCGGTTTCGGGGCGGGCCGGGGTGCCTTCGCCGGCGGTTTCGGGGTCGCCTTGCCCGAGGACGCCGACGGGCCCGGCTTACGCCGGGGCGCCGGGTTCCGGGCGGCGGGGGCCCGGGCCGGGCGACGGCCCGGCCCGCTCGACGAGGGCGGCGTCATGCCGGCTGCTGGTCGCTGTCGTCGGCGGAGCGGCCCGAGCGCAGGGCATCCAGGATCGCCGGGCCCAGAACGGTGATGTCACCGGCGCCGAGAGTCATCACCAGGTCGCCCTTCCGGGCCCGTCGTAGCACCTCGTCGACGGCGGCCGACGCGGTGGGCCGGTACGCGACCTGCGCCGGTGGCAGCCGGACCGCGTTCGCCACGAGCTCACCGGTGACGCCGGGCTCGGGATCCTCCCGGGCGGCGTACACGTCGAGCACGATCACCTCGTCGGCCAGCGACAGGGCGGCGCCGAAGTCCTCGGCGAAGATCCGGGTGCGGCTGAACAGGTGCGGCTGGAACACGGCCAGCACCCGGCCCTCGGTGACACTGCGGGCCGCCTTCAGCACCGCGCGCACCTCGGTCGGGTGGTGGGCGTAGTCGTCGACGATGCGCACACCGTCGCAGGAACCCTTGTCCTCGAACCGGCGACGGGTGCCGCCGAAGCTGCGCACCGCCGTCAGGGCGGGGGCCCCGGACACCCCGAAGTGCCGGGCGACGCACCAGGCGGCGACGGCGTTCAGGGCGTTGTGCACGCCGGGCACGCGGAGGGTGACCGGGCCGATGCGGGTGCCGTCGGGCCGGGCCTCGATCGCGAAACTGACACCGTCGGGGGTGTCGTCGACGTCCACCAGGCGCACGTCGTTGTCATCGTCCAGGCCGTAGCGGCAGACCCGCACGGCGTGGGCCGCGAGTTTGTCCGAGACGTTCGCCAGGACCCGGCGCACACCCTCGTCGTCACCGCAGACCACGACCATGCCGCCGGGCTTGACCCGCTGGCAGAACTCGACGAAGGCGGCCTCGACCGCCTCCGGGGTGCCGTAGTGGTCGAGGTGGTCGGGCTCCACGTTGGTGATGACCGCGACCTCAGGCCGGTAGAGCAGGAACGAGCCGTCCGACTCGTCCGCCTCGGCCACGAAGATGTCGCCGGCACCGTCGTGTGCGCCCTGGCCGCCCTCGGTCAGCTCGCCGCCGATCGCGAACGACGGGTCCAGGCCGCACTCGCGCAGCAGCACCGTGGTCATACCGGTGGTGGTGGTCTTGCCGTGGGTGCCGGCGATCGCCACCGGGCGGCGGCCGGTCATCAGCGCGGCCAGCGCCTCGGAGCGGTGCAGTACCCGCAGGTCCCGGGCCCGGGCCTCGACCAGCTCCGGGTTGTCCGGGCGCACGGCCGTGGAGATCACCACGGTGGCCCCGGCCGGCACCTGGTCGGCGCGGTGACCGATGAAGACGGCCGCGCCACCGGCCCGCAGGGCCGCCAGCACCGGGCTGTCCCGGCTGTCGCTGCCCGACACCACGACACCGCGCGCGAGCAGGAGCCGGGCGATGCCCGACATCCCCGCGCCGCCGATGCCGATCAGGTGCGCGGCCAGGATCGGGTCGTCCACCAAGGGAGCGCCGGAAGCACTGGTGACGGTGGCCTCGTTGGACAGCCGGCCACCGACCCGGGAGCCGGCCATGGTCGGCACGCTGGGGGTCGGGGAGCCACCGGGCTCGCCCTCCACCTGATCGTGTGAGTCGTGCGGTTCCGGGCTCTGACTCATCGGGCTCCTCCACGCGAGGCCGCGACCTCGACCATCGACGCGAGCCGCTCGTCGGCGTCGCGGATCCCGAACCGGGCCGCCGCGTCGCCCATGGCACTCAGCCGTCCCGGATCGCTCAGCAGGGGCAGCAGAGTGGTCTCGACCCAGCGCAGGTCGCACGCGTCGTTGTCGACGAGGAGACCTCCGCCCGCCCGCACCACCGGCTCCGCGTTGAGACGCTGCTCACCGTTGCCGATCGGCAGGGGCACGTACGCCGCGGGCAGGCCCAGGGCGGTGACCTCGCTGACGTTGCCGGCACCGGACCGGCACACCACGGCGTCGGCCGCCGCGTAGGCCAGGTCCATCCGGTCCAGGTACGGGCTGACGACGTAGCCGGCGGGCTGCTCCCCCGGGAACGACACGGTCTTGTCCCGGCCCGAGGTGTGCAGTACCTGGATGCCGGCTGCGGTCAGCATCTGCGCCGCCGCGCCGAACGTGTCGTTCAGCTGCTGCGCGCCGAGCGAACCGCCGGTGACGAAGAGCGTGGTCTGGTGCGGCTTCAGGCCCAGGGCCACCCGCGCGGTCTCCCGCTGTTCCTGACGGTCCAGACCGGTGATCTGGGTGCGCAGCGGCAACCCCATCACCTGTCCCCCGCGCAGCGGCGTGTCCGGGAAGGTGACGCCGACGTAGGGGGTGAACCGGGCTCCGAGCTTGTTCGCCAGGCCGGGCCGGGCGTTGGCCTCGTGCACCACGAACGGCACTTTCTTCAGCCGCGCCGCGATGTAGGCCGGCGACGACACGTAGCCGCCGAAACCGACCAGCACGTCCGCGTCGTCCAGCACCGCGGCGGCCGCGTCGATGGCCGCCTTCAGACGCTGGGGCAGGCGGAGCAGGTCGGCCGAAGGCCGCCGGGGCATCGGCACGCGCGGCATCAGCTGGAGGTCGTAACCGGCGGCCGGGACCAGCCGGGCCTCCAGGCCCTCGGCCGTACCCAGCGCGGTGATCCGGGTGTCCGGGTCCCGGCGGCGCAGGCAGTCGGCCAGGGCCAGCAGCGGGGCGATGTGGCCGGTGGTCCCGCCACCGGCGAGAACGACGGAGAGGCTCATCGGTTCCTCCCCTCACGCCGGACCGGCAGCACGGCCAGCGACCGCTGCACCAGGCCGACCCGGGCGGCCAGGGCCTGCGCGGCCCCGGTCTCCCGCCGGGCGAACCCGAGCACCATGCCGAGGGCCGCGAGCATCGTGATGAGTGCCGTACCGCCGCTGGAGACCAGCGGCAGCGGCATCCCGACGATCGGCAGCAGGCCGATGACCCCACCGATATTGATGACGGAGTGGGTGACCACCCAGATCAGAACTCCCGAAGTAGCAATTTTCACGAACAGGTCGTCGGTGCGCAGCACGATCCGGGCCAGGCCGAGACACAGGGTCAGCAGCAGGCCGATCACGAGCAGCGTCCCGACCAGGCCGAGCTCCTCGCCGACGATGGCGAAGATGAAGTCGTTGTGCGCCTCGGGCAGCAGGCCCCACTTCTCCCGGCTGGCACCGAGGCCCACGCCCCACCACCCGCCGGAGGCCAGGGCCCACTGGCCGTGCACGCTCTGGAAGCAGGCGCCCATGGCGTCTGCGCTGGTGGCGGAGCAGCCGTTCAGCCAGCTGCCGATCCGGTCGAGGCGGTTGTCGGTCTGCGCCAGCACGAGCACCGCCAGCAGCAGCACACCGGAGGCCGCGGCGAAGATCCGCAGCGGAGCGCCGGCGACGAAGAGCAGCCCGGCCATGATCGCCATGACCACCATCGCCGTACCCAGGTCTTTTCCGCCGAGGATGAGCATGAGCAGCACACCGGCGCCCGGCACCACCGGGATCAGGGCGTGCAGCGGCTGGTCCATCAGCGGGCGCTTGCGCACCAGCACCGTGGCGCCCCAGACGACCAGGGCGAACTTGCCGACCTCGGCGGGCTGCAGGGTGAACCCGGCGATCAGGATCCAGCCGTGGTTGCCCTTGGTGCCGACACCGATGCTGGGCACGAAGGTGAGCATCTGCAGCACGAACGACACGAGCAGCAGCGGCCAGCCCAGTACCTGCCACGTGCGCACCGGAATGCGCATGGCCACGAGCATCGCGGGCACGCCGATCGCGGCGAACATGAGCTGCCGCCAGAACTCGGTGAACGGAGAGGCCCCGTCGGCGATCGACTCGACGCTGGAGCTGGACAGCACCATCACCAGGCCGATGCAGGTCAGCGTTACGGTCGCCCCGAACACCAGGTAGTACGAGGTGAGTGGCGAGTTCAGCCGACCGGCGACGCGGTGCGACAGCGAGTCCCCGTCGGAGGCCCCACCGATCAGCGGCGGATCGACGGTCACCGTCACGCGGGCACGTCTTTCAGGGCGAGGGCGAACGCCTGCCCCCGGGCCGAGAACGGCTCGCCCTCGGGGGCCGCGAGAACCGGCGAGTAGAGCACCGTGTCGCCGGGCCGGGCCAGGTCGCCGGCGCGTTCGACGGCGGACCGCATCACCGGCTCGATCTCGGGCATCCCCCCAGTCTCGGGGACGGCCGCATCCAGGACCGGGACATCCGGGGCGTGTCGGCCGAGGGCCTCACGCAGCGCGGAAGTGCCGTCACCGGGCAGCAGCACGACCCCGCGCAGCCGGGTCGCGTACTTCTCCACCACCGCGTCCAGGTCGTCCGGGGCCGGTCCGTAGCCACCCGCGATCCAGACCACGGAGGCGAAACTCGCCAGCCCGGCCGCGGCCGCGTAGGCGTCGGTGGCCGACGAGTCGTCCACCCAGTCAACGTCGTTCGTCTTGCTCAGCAGGTTCAGCCGGTGCGGCAGCGGGTAGTAGTGACGCAGCCCGTCACGCACGGCCGAGGGGACGACGCCGTACGCCCGCGCCAGCGAGGCGGCGGCCAGGGCGTTGAGCACGTTGTGCGCGGCCAGCACGCCGGCCCCGGCGGTGCGCACGTCGTCGATCGTGCCGAGCTCGGCGGCCGCGGTGGCCCGCTGGGGCACGAAGGCCCGGTCGCAGAGCACGTCCTCGACCAGGCCGAGCATCGACACGGCGGGCACCCCACCGCTGAAACCGATGGCGCGGGCGCCCTCGATCACCTCGGCGTCGCGCACCAGCTGCTCGGTGGTCCCGTCGGCGACGTTGTAGACGCAGGCGATCTCGGTGTTGCGGTAGACCAGTCCGCGCGCGGCCAGGCTGCCGGTGTCGGCCGGGCCGACGTTCAGGCACACCGATGCCAGCGGCTGCACGCTGGACGACCAGCGCAGCTGGAACGCCGACAACTGCACGGCGAGCACGTCGTACGGCTCCGGGTGCAGTACCGATTCCAGCAGCGAGGTGCCGGCCTGCCCGGTGGAGGTGGCGCGCCGGCCGTCGGCCGCCAGCATGGTGGCCAGCATCGTGGTGGTGGTGGCCTTGCCCCGGGTGCCGGTGACGGTCAGCCAGGGAGCCGGCTTCTCCGCGGGCCGCAGACGCCAGGCCAGCTCGGCCTCGGCCCAGACCGGGATACCCGCGGCGAGCGCACCGGCGAGCACCGGCTGGTCGTCGGCCCAGCCCGGCGAGACGATCAGCAGCTGAGCAGGCTCACCGTCCACGGTGGGCAGGGCGGTGACGTGCTCGGCACCGAGGCGGGTGTCCGCGCCCAGCATGCCCAGGACGGTGCCGCGCTCCCCGCGGGAACCGGCGTCGGTGTGGTCCACCACGACCACCTGGGCGCCCCGCTCGAGCAGGGCGTCCGCACAGGCGAAACCGGAGATCCCGATCCCGGCGACGACGACCCGCAGGCCGTTCCACTCGTTGGCCGCAGGGTCGCTCATATACCCACCACCCACTCGGCGTAGAAGACCCCGAGACCGAGTGCCACGAAGAGCCCGGCGATGATCCAGAACCGGATGACGATGGTGACCTCGCCCCACCCGACCAGTTCGAAGTGGTGTTGCAGGGGCGCCATGCGGAACACCCGTCTCCCGGTCAGTTTGAACGAGCCGACCTGGATGATGACCGACAGCGTGATCATGATGAACAGGCCGGCCAGCGGCACGAGCAGCAGCTCGGTGCGGGTGGTGATGGCCAGGCCGGCCAGGCCGCCGCCGAGGGCGAGCGAGCCGGTGTCACCCATGAAGATCTTGGCCGGTGAGGCGTTCCACCAGAGGAAGCCGAAGCAGGCACCCATCACACAGGCCGCGACCACCGCCAGGTCACGCGGATCGCGCACCTCGTAGCACTGCGGTCCGGCGCCGGTGGCGAGCTGGCACGACTGGTTGGACTGCCAGATGCCGATCATCACGTAGCCGCCGAACACCATCACGCTGGCGCCGGTGGCCAGGCCGTCCAGGCCGTCGGTCAGGTTCACGCCGTTGCTGGCGCCCGCGATGATGATGTAGGTCCAGGCGATGTAGAGGATCAGCCCGATCACCGGCCCGGCAAAGGCCAGGTCGACCGCGGTGTCGCGGATGAACGAGATCGCCGTGGTGCCCGGGGTACGGAAACCGTTGTCCGGGAACTGGAGCGTCAGGACCGCGAAGGTCACCGAGACGAACGACTGCCCGGCGAGCTTGCCGCCGGCCGTCAGTCCCAGACTTCGCTGCCTGCTGATCTTGATGAAGTCGTCGAGGAATCCGACCAGACCCAGACCCGTCATCAGGTAGAGCACCAGGACGCCCGACATCGTCGGGCCGTCCAGGGTGACGGCGTGCGCCACCGTGTAACCGGTCAGGGTGGCGAGGATGATGACCGCGCCACCCATGGTCGGGGTGCCCCGCTTGACGTGGTGCGAGGTCGGGCCGTCGTCCCGGACGAACTGACCGTAACGGCGCTTGACCAGGAACCGGATGAAGATCGGGGTTCCGAAGAGCGCAAAGATCAGCGATACGGCCGCGGCGATCAGGACCGTTCTCACGAC
It contains:
- a CDS encoding UDP-N-acetylglucosamine--N-acetylmuramyl-(pentapeptide) pyrophosphoryl-undecaprenol N-acetylglucosamine transferase; this encodes MSLSVVLAGGGTTGHIAPLLALADCLRRRDPDTRITALGTAEGLEARLVPAAGYDLQLMPRVPMPRRPSADLLRLPQRLKAAIDAAAAVLDDADVLVGFGGYVSSPAYIAARLKKVPFVVHEANARPGLANKLGARFTPYVGVTFPDTPLRGGQVMGLPLRTQITGLDRQEQRETARVALGLKPHQTTLFVTGGSLGAQQLNDTFGAAAQMLTAAGIQVLHTSGRDKTVSFPGEQPAGYVVSPYLDRMDLAYAAADAVVCRSGAGNVSEVTALGLPAAYVPLPIGNGEQRLNAEPVVRAGGGLLVDNDACDLRWVETTLLPLLSDPGRLSAMGDAAARFGIRDADERLASMVEVAASRGGAR
- the ftsW gene encoding putative lipid II flippase FtsW; translation: MTVTVDPPLIGGASDGDSLSHRVAGRLNSPLTSYYLVFGATVTLTCIGLVMVLSSSSVESIADGASPFTEFWRQLMFAAIGVPAMLVAMRIPVRTWQVLGWPLLLVSFVLQMLTFVPSIGVGTKGNHGWILIAGFTLQPAEVGKFALVVWGATVLVRKRPLMDQPLHALIPVVPGAGVLLMLILGGKDLGTAMVVMAIMAGLLFVAGAPLRIFAAASGVLLLAVLVLAQTDNRLDRIGSWLNGCSATSADAMGACFQSVHGQWALASGGWWGVGLGASREKWGLLPEAHNDFIFAIVGEELGLVGTLLVIGLLLTLCLGLARIVLRTDDLFVKIATSGVLIWVVTHSVINIGGVIGLLPIVGMPLPLVSSGGTALITMLAALGMVLGFARRETGAAQALAARVGLVQRSLAVLPVRREGRNR
- the murD gene encoding UDP-N-acetylmuramoyl-L-alanine--D-glutamate ligase (UDP-N-acetylmuramoylalanine--D-glutamate ligase; involved in peptidoglycan biosynthesis; cytoplasmic; catalyzes the addition of glutamate to the nucleotide precursor UDP-N-acetylmuramoyl-L-alanine during cell wall formation), which gives rise to MSDPAANEWNGLRVVVAGIGISGFACADALLERGAQVVVVDHTDAGSRGERGTVLGMLGADTRLGAEHVTALPTVDGEPAQLLIVSPGWADDQPVLAGALAAGIPVWAEAELAWRLRPAEKPAPWLTVTGTRGKATTTTMLATMLAADGRRATSTGQAGTSLLESVLHPEPYDVLAVQLSAFQLRWSSSVQPLASVCLNVGPADTGSLAARGLVYRNTEIACVYNVADGTTEQLVRDAEVIEGARAIGFSGGVPAVSMLGLVEDVLCDRAFVPQRATAAAELGTIDDVRTAGAGVLAAHNVLNALAAASLARAYGVVPSAVRDGLRHYYPLPHRLNLLSKTNDVDWVDDSSATDAYAAAAGLASFASVVWIAGGYGPAPDDLDAVVEKYATRLRGVVLLPGDGTSALREALGRHAPDVPVLDAAVPETGGMPEIEPVMRSAVERAGDLARPGDTVLYSPVLAAPEGEPFSARGQAFALALKDVPA
- the mraY gene encoding phospho-N-acetylmuramoyl-pentapeptide-transferase — protein: MRTVLIAAAVSLIFALFGTPIFIRFLVKRRYGQFVRDDGPTSHHVKRGTPTMGGAVIILATLTGYTVAHAVTLDGPTMSGVLVLYLMTGLGLVGFLDDFIKISRQRSLGLTAGGKLAGQSFVSVTFAVLTLQFPDNGFRTPGTTAISFIRDTAVDLAFAGPVIGLILYIAWTYIIIAGASNGVNLTDGLDGLATGASVMVFGGYVMIGIWQSNQSCQLATGAGPQCYEVRDPRDLAVVAACVMGACFGFLWWNASPAKIFMGDTGSLALGGGLAGLAITTRTELLLVPLAGLFIMITLSVIIQVGSFKLTGRRVFRMAPLQHHFELVGWGEVTIVIRFWIIAGLFVALGLGVFYAEWVVGI